The sequence below is a genomic window from Ignavibacteriales bacterium.
TATATCGCATTTTGTGAACACACATATCAATACTGCGAGGAGGCTTTTAATGAAATACAAAACAAGAAAGATCTGCTTGATATTATCTATCTGTTAGATGAAATACCGGCGGCAGTGGAACAGACTGAATCCGGAATCCATAGAGTGAGTAATATAGTAAGAGCAATGAAAGATTTTTCTCATCCCGGTAAAAAAGAGATGGTTCTAGGAAATATTAATAATGGTATTGAAGTAACTGCAACCATAAGCAAGAATGAATGGAAATATATTGCCGAACTGGAACTAGATCTTGACAGTAACCTCCCTCTTGTCCTATGCAATATAGATGAAATCAATCAGGTAATACTCAATTTAATTGTTAACGCTGCTCAAGCTATAAATGAAAAAATGATAAATAATAAAATGAGTGGAAAGGGTAAGATTCTAATAAAAACTTTCCAAGATGCAGATAATATAAATATAGAAATTAGTGACACAGGGACAGGCATTCCGAATGAAATAAAAGATAAAATTTTTGATCCGTTTTTTACAACTAAAGAAGTGGGGAAAGGAACGGGGCAAGGATTATCAATCGTACACAATATAATAATCAAAAACCACAAAGGAGCTATAACTGTTGAATCTGTTTTGAATTCCGGAACAACATTTAAAGTAAAATTGCCAGTGAACAAGAATCCTTAATTACCATTTTCCATAAAATGAGCATGAATCAAATATGCCGACTAAACTGCTATGATAAGTATCTTATTTGTTGATGATGAAGAAAATATAATCCTTGGGCTAAAGCGAATGTTACGCCCGATGAAACGGGAGTGGAATTTGTATTTTGCTGAAAGTGGTGAAGAAGCACTAAGAATCCTAGCAACAGAAAAGATTGATATTATAGTTACCGATATGAGAATGCCAAAGATGGATGGTGCAACATTATTGCAGCACGTTAAAAAGGAGTATCCGGGCATTACAAGAATTATCCTTTCAGGTTATTCTGAGAAAGAATTTATAATGCGCACTTCAAGTACGGCTCATCAATTTTTACCAAAACCATGTGACCTCGAGATTCTTAAGAGTGCTATATATCGTTTAATCAAGCTAAGGCAACTAGTTCTGAATCCGAAAATCAAAGAAAAAGTTTCTATAGTATCAAATCTTCCTAGCTTACCTAAATTATATCATGATTTAGAAAATGAATTAAATTCCAATACTGTATCGCTAAAAAAAATTGGGAATATCATTTCTCAAGACTTATCAATGACGGCGAAAATTCTTCAGATGGTAAATTCTGCTTTTTTTGGTTTACCGCAAGCTATTAGCGATATCATTCAGGCTGTAAGTTATCTGGGGGTTGATACTATTAAATCACTTGTTCTTTTCCATCATCTTTTTACAACATATGATAAGGATGAAGAAATGACAAACAGTTTAAAAGCATTATGGAGCCATAGTCTGTATATTGCCAATATTTCAAAAAAAATATTAT
It includes:
- a CDS encoding HDOD domain-containing protein; this translates as MISILFVDDEENIILGLKRMLRPMKREWNLYFAESGEEALRILATEKIDIIVTDMRMPKMDGATLLQHVKKEYPGITRIILSGYSEKEFIMRTSSTAHQFLPKPCDLEILKSAIYRLIKLRQLVLNPKIKEKVSIVSNLPSLPKLYHDLENELNSNTVSLKKIGNIISQDLSMTAKILQMVNSAFFGLPQAISDIIQAVSYLGVDTIKSLVLFHHLFTTYDKDEEMTNSLKALWSHSLYIANISKKILSLKVSNAQQVENAFIAGMLHDIGKLILLQIPEYKEKILELNNLSGMQIREIEEQLFDTDHAIVGGYLLGLWGLPDVIVEAAAFHHIPSSVGETNFSILSAVHLAHLSMKPQEIDQSYINALGIENEIPAFLNTIENSEVNNIE